The Porites lutea chromosome 11, jaPorLute2.1, whole genome shotgun sequence genome includes a region encoding these proteins:
- the LOC140952234 gene encoding ubiquitin recognition factor in ER-associated degradation protein 1-like isoform X2, producing MKKTEINILSALQVVFVEKMFGGFDMFGGAMPPRTFNTQFRCYPVVMFPGNEREDVERGGKIIMPPSALDQLTRLHIVYPMLFKLSNSRSGRNTHCGVLEFVADEGKIYIPYWMMRNLLLEEGGLLQVESASLPVASYAKFQPQSVDFLDITNPKAVLENALRSFACLTKGDVIAIKYNEKVEFAPPVGYVEPQRQVKKETKKEEEHSDVPQGIVDRGFEAFTGSGFRLDGKKKKSNVPSDPVPMGPPVIKRGIPNYNFEKGKITFKRNLNKSNNSQIINKGEATKPEFEAFKGSGKTLRQKRKN from the exons atgaaaaaaacgGAAATTAACATTTTGTCAGCACTGCAAGTCGTGTTCGTTGAAAAAATG TTTGGAGGATTTGACATGTTTGGTGGCGCTATGCCGCCGAGGACTTTCAACACACAATTTCGTTGCTATCCTGTGGTGATGTTCCCTGGAAATGAGCGAGAAGACGTAGAGCGCGGTGGTAAAA TTATAATGCCTCCTTCAGCCTTGGATCAATTAA CAAGGTTACACATTGTTTATCCAATGCTGTTCAAACTCAGTAATTCCAGGTCAGGAAGAAACACTCACTGTGGAGTGCTGGAGTTTGTTGCTGATGAGGGCAAGATATACATTCCTTACTGG ATGATGCGCAATCTGTTACTTGAAGAAGGTGGCCTGCTTCAGGTGGAGAGTGCTTCATTACCAGTGGCATCATATGCTAAGTTTCAGCCTCAGTCGGTTGACTTTCTCGATATAACAAACCCAAAGGCAGT TTTAGAGAATGCACTCCGGTCTTTTGCCTGTTTAACAAAAGGAGATGTCATTGCAATCAAGTACAACGAAAAA GTTGAATTTGCTCCTCCTGTGGGATATGTGGAACCACAGAGACAagtgaaaaaggaaacaaagaaagaagaagag CACTCTGATGTACCACAAGGAATTGTGGATCGTGGTTTCGAG GCTTTTACTGGCTCAGGGTTTCGCTTGGatgggaaaaagaaaaagtcaaatgtaCCCTCAGATCCAGTCCCTATGGGGCCTCCTGTCATCAAACG AGGGATTCCTAACTATAACTTCGAGAAAGGGAAGATCACTTTCAAGAGAAACTTGAACAAATCCAATAATTCACAG ATAATTAACAAAGGAGAAGCAACTAAACCAGAATTTGAAGCATTTAAAGGTTCAGGAAAAACTCTAcgacagaaaagaaaaaactag
- the LOC140952782 gene encoding protein ABHD15-like, which translates to MKPPGFACLIFSYTEVWFYCVASLTGLSTAMCVPALFLVVIVVVSILCARYFHNRQEMKPCLYFKKSRISMVIKKGCKGLNQDYKPTYWATNRHLQTILPWIWWQDELEFKREYLQMEDKGVIALDWLEVDDDKSIKKVSPIMLLIPDLTGAAADLAAACTEALARKFRPVVFNRRGHGGTLLSTYRFQSFGDASDLEEAIQFITHMYPYAEIFAISFSTGSGLLLSYLGEAGATSKLNAAVCISPCFDAEALFKSNSLPEPYNWLWTFKLKSVLRQHPCLGNVINYNLALQSTSIKELDERVYVKLNQYNSLEEYWRYNDPMRNITNISVPVLCVSALDDPICPKETIPFSLFKTSNNLFLVTTDKGGHCGFLEDFFPSSWANKLGCEYLETVFNQGVPKQPEENHVHFFPEFNGTRNRSYTT; encoded by the coding sequence ATGAAACCTCCAGGATTTGCTTGTCTGATTTTCTCGTACACGGAGGTGTGGTTCTACTGCGTAGCTTCATTGACTGGTCTATCCACAGCTATGTGCGTACCCGCCTTATTTCTGGTAGTAATCGTGGTGGTGAGCATATTGTGCGCCCGTTATTTCCACAACAGACAGGAAATGAAGCCTTGTTTGTACTTCAAAAAGTCTAGAATCAGTATGGTCATTAAAAAAGGATGCAAGGGATTGAATCAAGATTACAAACCCACATATTGGGCGACCAACCGACATCTTCAGACGATTCTGCCTTGGATCTGGTGGCAGGACGAGTTAGAATTTAAGCGCGAATATTTGCAAATGGAGGATAAAGGAGTCATTGCTTTGGACTGGTTAGAGGTTGATGACgacaaatctataaaaaaagtTAGTCCTATAATGCTGCTGATTCCTGACTTAACAGGTGCAGCCGCAGATTTAGCAGCTGCGTGCACCGAGGCTTTGGCGCGAAAATTTCGCCCAGTGGTATTCAATCGCCGTGGGCATGGTGGAACCTTGCTTTCAACTTATCGATTTCAAAGCTTTGGAGACGCAAGTGACTTGGAAGAAGCGATTCAATTCATCACTCATATGTATCCATATGCAGAGATCTTTGCAATCAGTTTTTCTACCGGGTCTGGACTGTTATTATCATATCTGGGTGAAGCAGGTGCGACCAGCAAACTCAATGCGGCGGTTTGCATTTCGCCATGTTTCGATGCCGAAGCGCTTTTCAAGTCTAATAGTTTACCAGAGCCGTACAACTGGCTTTGGACGTTTAAACTGAAATCAGTTTTGCGCCAGCACCCTTGCTTAGGCAACGTGATAAATTATAACCTTGCTCTACAAAGCACTAGCATTAAAGAGCTGGATGAGAGAGTTTATGTTAAGCTTAACCAGTATAACTCGTTGGAAGAGTATTGGAGGTACAACGACCCTATGAGGAACATAACAAACATATCAGTGCCAGTGCTATGTGTAAGTGCACTCGATGACCCTATTTGTCCAAAAGAAACTATACCGTTCAGTCTTTTCAAAACTTCAAACAATTTATTTCTAGTTACAACAGACAAGGGAGGTCACTGTGGATTTTTAGAGGattttttcccttcttcttgGGCGAATAAGCTCGGATGTGAATATTTAGAGACCGTGTTTAATCAAGGAGTACCCAAACAACCCGAGGAAAATCACGTGCATTTTTTCCCAGAATTCAACGGTACGAGAAATCGAAGTTATACAACATAA
- the LOC140952234 gene encoding ubiquitin recognition factor in ER-associated degradation protein 1-like isoform X1: MKKTEINILSALQVVFVEKMFGGFDMFGGAMPPRTFNTQFRCYPVVMFPGNEREDVERGGKIIMPPSALDQLTRLHIVYPMLFKLSNSRSGRNTHCGVLEFVADEGKIYIPYWMMRNLLLEEGGLLQVESASLPVASYAKFQPQSVDFLDITNPKAVLENALRSFACLTKGDVIAIKYNEKIYELLVLETKPGNAVSIIECDMQVEFAPPVGYVEPQRQVKKETKKEEEHSDVPQGIVDRGFEAFTGSGFRLDGKKKKSNVPSDPVPMGPPVIKRGIPNYNFEKGKITFKRNLNKSNNSQIINKGEATKPEFEAFKGSGKTLRQKRKN; this comes from the exons atgaaaaaaacgGAAATTAACATTTTGTCAGCACTGCAAGTCGTGTTCGTTGAAAAAATG TTTGGAGGATTTGACATGTTTGGTGGCGCTATGCCGCCGAGGACTTTCAACACACAATTTCGTTGCTATCCTGTGGTGATGTTCCCTGGAAATGAGCGAGAAGACGTAGAGCGCGGTGGTAAAA TTATAATGCCTCCTTCAGCCTTGGATCAATTAA CAAGGTTACACATTGTTTATCCAATGCTGTTCAAACTCAGTAATTCCAGGTCAGGAAGAAACACTCACTGTGGAGTGCTGGAGTTTGTTGCTGATGAGGGCAAGATATACATTCCTTACTGG ATGATGCGCAATCTGTTACTTGAAGAAGGTGGCCTGCTTCAGGTGGAGAGTGCTTCATTACCAGTGGCATCATATGCTAAGTTTCAGCCTCAGTCGGTTGACTTTCTCGATATAACAAACCCAAAGGCAGT TTTAGAGAATGCACTCCGGTCTTTTGCCTGTTTAACAAAAGGAGATGTCATTGCAATCAAGTACAACGAAAAA ATCTATGAGTTGCTTGTTCTGGAGACAAAACCTGGGAATGCAGTATCAATCATAGAGTGCGATATGCAG GTTGAATTTGCTCCTCCTGTGGGATATGTGGAACCACAGAGACAagtgaaaaaggaaacaaagaaagaagaagag CACTCTGATGTACCACAAGGAATTGTGGATCGTGGTTTCGAG GCTTTTACTGGCTCAGGGTTTCGCTTGGatgggaaaaagaaaaagtcaaatgtaCCCTCAGATCCAGTCCCTATGGGGCCTCCTGTCATCAAACG AGGGATTCCTAACTATAACTTCGAGAAAGGGAAGATCACTTTCAAGAGAAACTTGAACAAATCCAATAATTCACAG ATAATTAACAAAGGAGAAGCAACTAAACCAGAATTTGAAGCATTTAAAGGTTCAGGAAAAACTCTAcgacagaaaagaaaaaactag